A DNA window from Ostrea edulis chromosome 5, xbOstEdul1.1, whole genome shotgun sequence contains the following coding sequences:
- the LOC130055181 gene encoding kielin/chordin-like protein: protein MTPMLGILFLCIVATTIAGNNCYWNGQEYDDGDMILHKDTSPCKEFKCVNGVVELTHYMCPACPVGRKAIQLSWECCPRCFNRK from the exons ATGACACCGATGCTTGGGATTCTGTTTCTTTGTATTGTGGCTACAACCATTGCAGGAA ATAATTGTTACTGGAATGGTCAGGAATACGATGACGGAGACATGATCTTACACAAGGATACATCGCCGTGTAAAGAATTTAAGTGTGTCAATGGCGTGGTGGAGCTCACCCACTACATGTGTCCAGCGTGTCCGGTGGGACGTAAAGCTATTCAACTGTCGTGGGAATGTTGTCCAAGATGCTTCAATCGAAAGTGA